A part of Variovorax sp. HW608 genomic DNA contains:
- the ligA gene encoding NAD-dependent DNA ligase LigA gives MTTRDDAAREAAALSEQLHRHAHLYYVLDAPEIPDAEYDRLFQRLQALEAEYPDLRTPDSPTQRVGGKPLEGFTKVRHKVPMLSIRTETDITPAGASAFDARVRRELDLAEDGAQVEYVCELKFDGLAINLRYENGVLVQAATRGDGEIGEDVTQNIRTVQQIPLRLHGEASKIPPVVEVRGEIYMRRDDFEALNERQRQKIADGQKNEKVFVNPRNAAAGAVRQLDPAIAADRPLSFFAYGFGEVTPPEQGGPAYATQFDWLQQFGAWGFPVAQQTARARGAVELIAFHETIGRQRDALPYDIDGVVYKVDSLEAQRQLGFVSREPRWAVAHKYPAQEQLTQVLGIEVQVGRTGKLTPVAKLAPVFVGGVTVTNATLHNEDEARRKDVRVGDTVIVRRAGDVIPEVVGVVPESAQRPDSERGPVFTMPHKCPVCDSDAVREEGEVDYRCTGGLFCGAQRKEAILHYAQRRALDIEGLGDKLVEQMVDGNLIRTLPDLYKLGLVTLAGLERMAEKSAKNLIDALESSKKTTLPRFLFGLGIRHIGESTAKDLARHFGKLDAIMDATGEQLLEVNDVGPVVAQSVRTFFDQPHNREVVEQLRAAGVHWEESEPEARAPKPLAGKTFVLTGQLQTLSRDEAKDMLEGAGAKVAGSVSKKTDYVVAGAEAGSKLDKARDLGVAVIDEAGMLEILRNGL, from the coding sequence ATGACCACGCGCGACGACGCGGCCCGCGAAGCCGCCGCATTGAGCGAGCAGCTCCATCGCCACGCTCACCTCTACTACGTTCTCGACGCGCCGGAAATCCCGGATGCGGAGTACGACAGGCTGTTCCAGCGCCTGCAGGCGCTCGAAGCCGAATACCCGGATCTGCGCACGCCCGATTCGCCGACCCAGCGCGTCGGGGGCAAGCCGCTCGAAGGCTTCACCAAGGTGCGTCACAAGGTGCCGATGCTTTCGATCCGCACCGAAACCGACATCACGCCGGCCGGCGCCAGCGCCTTCGATGCGCGCGTGCGCAGGGAGCTGGACCTCGCCGAGGACGGGGCCCAGGTCGAATACGTGTGTGAGCTCAAGTTCGACGGGCTGGCGATCAACCTGCGCTACGAGAACGGCGTGCTGGTGCAGGCCGCGACCCGCGGCGACGGCGAGATCGGCGAAGACGTGACGCAGAACATCCGCACGGTGCAGCAGATCCCGCTGCGGCTGCATGGCGAGGCTTCGAAGATTCCACCGGTGGTGGAAGTGCGCGGCGAGATCTACATGCGACGCGACGATTTCGAGGCGCTCAACGAGCGTCAGCGCCAGAAGATCGCCGATGGCCAGAAGAACGAGAAGGTGTTCGTCAATCCGCGCAATGCGGCTGCGGGCGCGGTTCGCCAGCTCGACCCGGCGATTGCCGCCGACCGGCCCTTGAGCTTCTTCGCCTATGGGTTCGGCGAAGTGACGCCGCCGGAGCAGGGCGGACCGGCGTACGCGACGCAGTTCGACTGGCTGCAGCAGTTCGGCGCCTGGGGCTTTCCGGTGGCGCAGCAGACTGCGCGTGCGCGCGGCGCGGTCGAGCTGATCGCCTTCCACGAAACCATCGGCCGCCAGCGCGATGCCTTGCCCTACGACATCGACGGCGTGGTCTACAAGGTCGACAGCCTCGAGGCGCAGCGGCAGCTCGGCTTCGTTTCGCGCGAGCCGCGCTGGGCGGTCGCGCACAAGTATCCGGCGCAGGAGCAGCTCACGCAGGTGCTCGGGATCGAGGTGCAGGTGGGCCGCACCGGCAAGCTCACGCCGGTCGCCAAGCTCGCACCCGTGTTCGTCGGCGGCGTGACGGTGACCAACGCCACGCTGCACAACGAGGACGAAGCCCGGCGCAAGGACGTGCGCGTGGGCGACACGGTGATCGTCCGGCGTGCCGGCGACGTGATTCCCGAAGTGGTCGGCGTGGTGCCCGAGAGCGCGCAGCGGCCCGACAGCGAGCGCGGCCCCGTCTTCACGATGCCGCACAAGTGCCCGGTCTGCGATTCCGATGCGGTGCGGGAAGAGGGCGAGGTCGACTACCGCTGCACCGGCGGACTCTTCTGCGGAGCACAGCGCAAGGAGGCGATCCTGCACTACGCGCAGCGGCGTGCCCTGGACATCGAAGGCCTCGGCGACAAGCTGGTGGAGCAGATGGTCGACGGCAACCTGATCCGGACGCTGCCCGATCTCTACAAGCTCGGCCTCGTGACGCTCGCCGGGCTCGAGCGCATGGCCGAGAAATCGGCCAAGAACCTCATCGATGCGCTGGAGTCCTCGAAGAAGACCACCTTGCCGCGCTTCCTCTTCGGCCTCGGGATCCGGCACATCGGCGAAAGCACCGCGAAGGACCTCGCGCGGCATTTCGGCAAGCTCGACGCGATCATGGATGCGACCGGGGAGCAGCTGCTCGAAGTCAACGACGTCGGCCCGGTGGTCGCGCAGAGCGTGCGCACCTTCTTCGACCAGCCGCACAACCGCGAGGTGGTCGAACAGCTTCGCGCCGCCGGTGTGCACTGGGAGGAAAGCGAACCGGAAGCGCGCGCGCCCAAGCCGCTTGCGGGCAAGACCTTCGTGCTGACGGGCCAGCTTCAAACCCTGAGCCGCGATGAGGCCAAGGACATGCTCGAGGGCGCGGGCGCGAAAGTTGCCGGCTCGGTCAGCAAGAAGACCGACTACGTGGTCGCCGGCGCCGAGGCCGGCAGCAAGCTCGACAAGGCGCGCGACCTGGGCGTGGCGGTGATCGACGAGGCGGGCATGCTGGAAATCCTGAGGAACGGACTCTGA
- a CDS encoding cell division protein ZipA C-terminal FtsZ-binding domain-containing protein, which yields MSSLTVALAILGGLTLAAVIGYNAWTSHRNAPRQPDARSAQAPEADVDSPQVDREPVLHVDPHQVAGAERHEPLFDPALPAPSALPVPSVDRRGGLDPLIDVIAPISLEGLASGDAAIAAMPATRRAGSKPVAIEGLNEHTGAWEPAVQGQRYSAFQVGVQLANRTGALNEIEYSEFVVKAQAFADAVNGALEFPEMLDEVARARELDQFASSHDAQLSFVLRARHAAWSPGYVQQNASRLGFVPGMIPGRMVLPAAELGLPPILGLAFDTQAALADDPAQSAIRQLSISLDVPQVDREERPFERMRDAAAALAHDMDGIVTDSDGQPLQGEVMDAIGVDLEQLYDTLDARDLSAGSPLARRLFS from the coding sequence GTGAGCAGCCTGACCGTCGCACTCGCCATCCTCGGCGGACTGACCCTGGCCGCGGTGATCGGCTACAACGCATGGACCTCGCACCGCAACGCGCCGCGTCAGCCCGACGCGCGCAGCGCGCAAGCTCCCGAGGCGGACGTCGACTCGCCACAGGTAGACCGCGAGCCGGTGCTTCACGTCGATCCGCATCAGGTCGCCGGCGCCGAGCGGCACGAACCCTTGTTCGACCCGGCCTTGCCCGCGCCGAGCGCGTTGCCCGTGCCATCGGTCGACCGCCGCGGCGGCCTCGATCCGCTGATCGACGTGATCGCGCCGATCTCGCTCGAAGGACTGGCTTCCGGCGATGCAGCGATTGCCGCGATGCCGGCCACGCGCCGGGCCGGCAGCAAGCCGGTGGCGATCGAAGGCCTCAACGAGCACACGGGCGCGTGGGAGCCTGCAGTGCAGGGCCAGCGTTACAGCGCGTTCCAGGTCGGGGTGCAGCTCGCCAACCGCACCGGTGCGCTCAACGAGATCGAGTATTCGGAATTCGTCGTCAAGGCGCAGGCCTTTGCGGATGCGGTGAACGGCGCACTGGAGTTTCCAGAAATGCTCGACGAAGTCGCCCGTGCGCGCGAGCTCGACCAGTTCGCCAGCTCGCACGATGCGCAACTGAGCTTCGTGCTGCGCGCTCGCCATGCGGCATGGAGCCCCGGTTACGTGCAACAGAACGCCTCGCGTCTCGGCTTCGTGCCGGGCATGATCCCCGGCCGCATGGTGCTGCCCGCGGCCGAGCTGGGCCTGCCGCCGATCCTCGGCCTCGCGTTCGACACCCAGGCCGCGCTGGCCGACGATCCCGCGCAGTCGGCGATCCGCCAGCTCTCGATCAGCCTCGATGTGCCGCAGGTCGACCGCGAGGAAAGGCCGTTCGAGCGCATGCGGGATGCCGCCGCGGCCCTGGCGCACGACATGGACGGCATCGTGACCGACAGTGACGGCCAGCCGCTGCAGGGCGAGGTCATGGACGCGATCGGCGTCGACCTCGAGCAGCTCTACGACACCCTTGACGCGCGCGACCTGTCGGCGGGTTCGCCGCTGGCACGCCGCCTGTTCAGTTGA
- a CDS encoding DoxX family protein, with amino-acid sequence MVRSDDTGKFVLRVALGVLVLLHGISKLRGGGVGWIENMLSSHGVPGAVAYLVYVGEILAPVLLIAGIYTRLAGWIVAINMLFALWLVHTGRLWEIGKTGGWVLELEGMFLFGAIAIAFLGAGRFSVGGTGGRYN; translated from the coding sequence ATGGTTCGTTCCGATGACACCGGCAAGTTCGTTCTGCGCGTCGCGCTCGGCGTCCTGGTCCTGCTGCACGGTATTTCCAAGCTCAGAGGGGGCGGCGTTGGCTGGATCGAGAACATGCTGAGTTCGCACGGCGTTCCCGGCGCCGTGGCCTATCTGGTCTATGTGGGAGAGATCCTTGCGCCGGTCCTGCTGATCGCCGGCATCTACACGCGCCTGGCCGGATGGATCGTCGCCATCAACATGCTCTTCGCGCTCTGGCTGGTCCACACGGGCCGTCTGTGGGAAATCGGCAAGACCGGCGGCTGGGTCCTCGAACTCGAGGGCATGTTCCTCTTCGGCGCGATCGCCATCGCCTTCCTCGGCGCGGGCCGCTTCAGCGTCGGCGGCACCGGCGGCCGCTACAACTGA
- the def gene encoding peptide deformylase, with protein sequence MAIREILKMGDPRLLRVAQPVAEFDTDELHLLVRDMFETMQAASGAGLAAPQIGVDLQVVIFGTDAVNPRYPDAPVVPRTVLVNPVVTPIGAEEEEGWEGCLSVPGLRGVVPRFANIRYTGFDPYGDPVDRSVSGFHARVVQHEVDHLLGKLYPMRVRDFSRFGFTEVLFPGLDAAEDD encoded by the coding sequence ATGGCCATCCGTGAAATCCTGAAAATGGGCGACCCCCGGCTGTTGCGCGTCGCGCAGCCGGTCGCCGAATTCGACACCGACGAACTTCACCTCCTGGTGCGGGACATGTTCGAGACCATGCAGGCGGCAAGCGGCGCTGGACTGGCCGCGCCGCAGATCGGCGTCGATCTGCAGGTCGTGATCTTCGGGACCGACGCGGTCAACCCACGTTATCCGGACGCACCGGTCGTGCCGCGCACGGTGCTCGTGAATCCCGTGGTCACGCCGATCGGCGCCGAGGAGGAAGAGGGCTGGGAGGGCTGCCTCTCGGTGCCGGGCCTGCGCGGCGTGGTGCCGCGCTTCGCCAACATCCGCTACACCGGCTTCGATCCTTACGGCGATCCGGTCGACCGCAGCGTGAGCGGCTTCCATGCCCGCGTGGTCCAGCATGAGGTGGACCACCTGCTGGGCAAGCTCTATCCGATGCGGGTGCGCGATTTCTCGCGCTTCGGCTTCACCGAGGTCCTGTTTCCGGGCCTCGATGCCGCCGAGGACGACTGA